A single genomic interval of Pangasianodon hypophthalmus isolate fPanHyp1 chromosome 8, fPanHyp1.pri, whole genome shotgun sequence harbors:
- the LOC113535257 gene encoding plexin-B1-like produces the protein MPAAAPLLLLHAICWWPLVLFLLLPPLPLFALTNPPTFISLHDSRLNHLLQDSSSGYVYVGAVNALYHLSSDLQLISWGKTGPTLDSPDCLPPIEPKDCSQARQTDNINQLLLLEKQEGSQAQRLIVCGTVLQGICEKRSLANVSQVLYHTANPVDTQYVAANDPRVSTVAVLTEHRGTRLMLVGRGYTSKGPGGIPPITTRRLEQYHSSPAFSHEELGKLVVGSYSEYNNQFVKALHHGTHIYFLFSRRDTLKTRDYQTYISRLCAGDPSFYSYVEVPLSCTGGYNLAQAAAMGTYLGKATIFVAMAAGQASTPTPTARSALCAYSMEELDQALKRAQVLCYTQEGKGDKEKEAYIAYEVSSKCLKLPPVSHH, from the coding sequence ATGCCGGCTGCTGCTCCCCTGCTGCTCCTCCACGCCATCTGCTGGTGGCCCTTAGTGCTGTTCCTGCTGTTGCCCCCCCTGCCCCTCTTTGCCCTCACCAACCCCCCGACCTTCATCTCCCTCCACGACTCGCGCCTTAACCACCTCTTACAGGACTCCAGCTCGGGCTACGTCTACGTAGGTGCGGTTAACGCGCTGTACCACCTCTCCTCAGACCTCCAGCTCATCTCATGGGGCAAAACAGGGCCCACGCTGGACAGCCCCGACTGTTTGCCCCCGATTGAGCCTAAAGACTGCAGCCAGGCACGCCAAACTGACAACATCaaccagctgctgctgctggagaaaCAGGAAGGGTCACAAGCACAGAGGCTGATTGTGTGCGGCACCGTGCTGCAAGGCATCTGCGAGAAGCGCAGCCTGGCCAACGTCTCCCAGGTGCTGTACCACACGGCCAACCCCGTGGACACACAGTACGTAGCCGCCAATGACCCTCGTGTCTCCACTGTGGCTGTGCTCACTGAGCACAGGGGCACGCGCCTCATGCTTGTGGGACGAGGTTACACCAGCAAAGGACCCGGCGGAATTCCACCAATCACAACACGCCGCCTCGAGCAGTACCATTCCTCTCCTGCGTTTTCACATGAGGAACTGGGTAAGCTTGTAGTGGGCAGTTACTCTGAATACAACAACCAGTTTGTGAAGGCGCTGCACCACGGTACTCatatttatttcctgttctcacgcCGCGATACGTTGAAAACACGTGATTATCAGACATACATATCACGCCTCTGTGCCGGAGACCCCAGCTTTTACTCATATGTGGAGGTACCACTGAGCTGCACAGGAGGCTACAACCTGGCACAGGCGGCTGCGATGGGAACTTACCTTGGAAAAGCCACTATCTTTGTCGCCATGGCAGCGGGGCAGGCGTCGACACCCACGCCCACGGCGCGCTCGGCTCTGTGTGCGTACAGCatggaggagctggatcaggcgCTGAAGCGGGCACAGGTTCTGTGCTACACACAGGAAGGAAAAGGAGACAAAGAGAAGGAGGCCTACATCGCATACGAAGTCTCCTCCAAGTGCCTCAAGCTTCCTCCGGTGAGTCATCACTAA